DNA sequence from the Streptomyces sp. CA-210063 genome:
GTCATGCCGGCTGATCCTCCTTGTCTGTGGATGCTGGAGCGGGACGGCGGCCTAGCGGCCGCCGGGGCGATGTGGGTCGGCCCTCCCGCGTTCGTAACGGCGGACGCGCCGGTAGCCGGTGAGTTCGCCCTGGGGGTCGAGTTCCACCCGATAGCTCGCGAGCAGGCTCATCGTGTCGGGGACCCTGGCGATCTCCAGGACCTCGACCTCCAACGTCCAGCCGTCCTCGTTCTGTTCGAAGGACGACACGGATTCGGGCGCCATGCCGGTCAGCTCCGCGAGCTGGGTCCGCGCGTGGCG
Encoded proteins:
- a CDS encoding gas vesicle protein GvpO gives rise to the protein MSNTSNTSKTQSSRKSQKSDEPEEAQESNEERESSGDSRHDASDDRPSPIQVLRHARTQLAELTGMAPESVSSFEQNEDGWTLEVEVLEIARVPDTMSLLASYRVELDPQGELTGYRRVRRYERGRADPHRPGGR